The genomic DNA TAACACTCCCTCCTATGAGTTCATAATTTAATTTTATATTACCGTATCTTATCAAAAAAAGATACCTTTAGAAATTATTCTAAAGGTTTTTTAAAATAAAGTTCATTTTCTAAATAAATTACAATCCTTTATATTGATATAAATTAGTGGGACGTCCTATTGATCCGTACTCAATCTCTAATAAGATTTCTCCAGTAGATTCTAAAAATTCTAAATATCTTCTTACAGTAACTCGTGAAATATCCATATTTTTTGCAATTTCTTCACTAGAAAATGATTGTCCTTTATGTTCTTTTAAAAAGCTTCGTATTTTTTCCAATGTTTTCTTTTGAAGTCCTTTTGGAATTCCTGTACTTTGATTTAAAAATCCGTTGGTAATTTTATCAATATCTTCCTGCTTTATAATAGGGTTCTTTTTTAATAAGCGAAAACGAATCTTATAATGATCCAAAGATTTTTTTAATCTTTCATATTCAAAAGGCTTTACTAAATAATCCACTGCACCTAATTTTAAGACCTGATCTATAATATCTGCTTCTTTTGAAGCAGTGATAGCAATAACATCTATATTATGGCGAGTTTTTCGCATTTTTT from Garciella nitratireducens DSM 15102 includes the following:
- a CDS encoding response regulator, whose translation is MIDVLIIEDDPMVAQINQKFVNSVEGFSVVDIATNGQEALFSIENKKIDLIILDIYMPKLDGIAFLKKMRKTRHNIDVIAITASKEADIIDQVLKLGAVDYLVKPFEYERLKKSLDHYKIRFRLLKKNPIIKQEDIDKITNGFLNQSTGIPKGLQKKTLEKIRSFLKEHKGQSFSSEEIAKNMDISRVTVRRYLEFLESTGEILLEIEYGSIGRPTNLYQYKGL